One genomic window of Streptomyces sp. WP-1 includes the following:
- a CDS encoding GNAT family N-acetyltransferase yields MEPVTLTTGRLRLRAVGPADTEAVYEAAQDPDIQRWTTIPSPYLPEHARGFTEEMVPDGWAHGGMFTWGIFLAGGELAGMLSLTMRAPAAAEVGFWAAEEHRGLGYVTEGVLAACRWIFTDLGVDRVEWRAEVGNHGSRGVAERAGFTLEGTLRSAVNNKGVRRDCWIASLLPSDLGLPSTAPYLPGPAR; encoded by the coding sequence ATGGAACCCGTCACGCTCACCACCGGCCGGCTTCGGCTGCGCGCCGTCGGACCGGCCGACACCGAGGCCGTGTACGAGGCCGCCCAGGACCCCGACATCCAGCGCTGGACCACGATCCCCTCCCCGTACCTGCCCGAACACGCGCGCGGCTTCACGGAGGAGATGGTCCCGGACGGCTGGGCGCACGGCGGGATGTTCACCTGGGGGATCTTCCTCGCCGGCGGGGAGCTGGCCGGCATGCTCAGCCTGACCATGCGCGCCCCCGCGGCCGCGGAGGTCGGCTTCTGGGCCGCCGAGGAGCACCGCGGGCTCGGCTATGTCACGGAGGGCGTGCTCGCCGCCTGCCGCTGGATCTTCACCGACCTGGGCGTCGACCGGGTCGAATGGCGCGCCGAGGTCGGCAACCACGGCTCGCGCGGGGTCGCCGAGCGCGCGGGTTTCACCCTGGAGGGCACCCTGCGTTCCGCCGTCAACAACAAGGGGGTGCGCCGGGACTGCTGGATCGCCTCCCTGCTCCCCTCGGACCTCGGTCTGCCGTCCACCGCCCCCTATCTGCCCGGGCCGGCCCGGTAG